Proteins from a genomic interval of Pseudomonas anuradhapurensis:
- a CDS encoding BCCT family transporter: MAKEHITETLDLGVTDPSKTAEARQDRHFEGKLDWIVFGCTSLLAIAFVLWGFLNQASLASHASSAQSWVILNFGWFFVLTSTLFVVFVLWLAASRYGRVPLGRDGEQPEFRTVSWVAMMFSAGMGIGLMFFGVAEPLSHYVSPPPGSAAGQSSEAMQVAMATTLFHWTLHPWAMYAIVGLVIAYGTFRRGRSQLISAAFRPLIGKHANGPLGRMIDMMAIFATLFGSAASLGLGALQIAGGLEYNGWIDNPGKLFYISVITLLTIAFVTSAVSGIGKGIQWLSNTNMVLALVLAAFVFMVGPTLLMLNLLPTSIGIYIKMLPEMMARTNASGGEQMNSWLAGWTVFYWAWWISWTPFVGMFIARISRGRTIRQFVTGVLLVPSLVSLVWFTIFGGASIEALREGALQLANGAVNSNHALYQLLASYPLASATSVLVMILVGIFFVSGADAASLVMGTLSEHGTTTPSRRTVIFWGALTGTVAAIMLAIGDPRDPGEALTGLQNLTIVVALPFVVVMVLLCLALYRDLRKDPMMLRHLRGNELIEKAVLYGAVKHGEEFYIVVQEKKASSKATPAASEVSET, translated from the coding sequence ATGGCAAAGGAACACATCACCGAAACGCTCGACCTTGGCGTGACAGACCCCTCGAAAACCGCCGAAGCACGCCAGGACCGGCATTTCGAGGGCAAGCTCGACTGGATCGTCTTTGGCTGCACCAGCCTCCTGGCAATCGCTTTCGTCCTCTGGGGCTTTCTCAACCAGGCCAGCCTCGCCAGCCACGCCTCCAGTGCGCAGTCCTGGGTCATCCTCAACTTCGGCTGGTTCTTCGTGCTGACCTCCACCCTGTTCGTGGTGTTCGTGCTGTGGCTGGCCGCCAGCCGCTACGGCCGGGTGCCGCTGGGGCGCGATGGCGAACAGCCCGAGTTCCGCACGGTGTCCTGGGTGGCGATGATGTTCAGCGCCGGCATGGGCATCGGCCTGATGTTCTTCGGCGTTGCCGAACCCCTTTCGCACTATGTGTCACCACCGCCAGGGTCAGCCGCTGGGCAGAGCAGCGAAGCGATGCAGGTGGCCATGGCCACCACGCTGTTCCACTGGACCTTGCACCCATGGGCGATGTACGCCATCGTCGGCCTGGTGATTGCCTACGGCACCTTCCGCCGGGGCCGCTCGCAGTTGATTTCCGCCGCCTTCCGGCCGTTGATCGGCAAGCATGCCAATGGCCCGCTGGGCCGCATGATCGACATGATGGCGATCTTCGCCACGCTGTTCGGTTCGGCCGCCTCACTCGGCCTGGGCGCCCTGCAGATTGCCGGCGGCCTGGAATACAACGGCTGGATCGACAACCCCGGCAAGCTGTTCTACATCTCGGTCATCACCTTGCTGACCATCGCCTTCGTCACCTCGGCGGTTTCCGGCATCGGCAAGGGTATCCAGTGGCTGTCCAACACCAACATGGTGCTGGCCCTGGTGCTGGCGGCGTTCGTGTTCATGGTGGGCCCGACCCTGCTGATGCTCAACCTGTTGCCGACCTCGATCGGCATCTACATCAAGATGCTCCCGGAAATGATGGCCCGCACCAATGCCAGCGGCGGCGAGCAGATGAACAGCTGGCTGGCCGGCTGGACCGTGTTCTACTGGGCCTGGTGGATTTCCTGGACGCCATTCGTGGGCATGTTCATCGCCCGCATCAGCCGTGGTCGCACCATCCGCCAGTTCGTCACCGGCGTATTGCTGGTACCGAGCCTGGTCAGCCTGGTGTGGTTCACCATCTTCGGCGGCGCGAGCATCGAGGCCCTGCGCGAAGGTGCCTTGCAACTGGCCAATGGCGCAGTCAACAGCAACCATGCGCTGTACCAGTTGCTGGCCAGCTACCCGCTGGCCTCGGCGACCTCGGTGCTGGTAATGATCCTGGTGGGCATCTTCTTCGTCTCGGGGGCCGACGCTGCCTCGCTGGTCATGGGCACACTGTCGGAACACGGCACCACCACGCCATCGCGCCGCACGGTGATCTTCTGGGGCGCGCTGACCGGTACGGTGGCGGCGATCATGCTGGCCATCGGCGACCCACGCGACCCCGGCGAGGCGCTCACCGGGCTGCAGAACCTGACCATCGTCGTGGCCTTGCCGTTCGTGGTGGTGATGGTGCTGCTATGCCTGGCGCTGTACCGCGACCTGCGCAAGGACCCGATGATGCTGCGCCACCTGCGCGGTAACGAACTGATCGAAAAGGCCGTGCTGTATGGCGCGGTCAAGCACGGCGAGGAGTTCTACATCGTGGTGCAGGAGAAGAAGGCATCCAGCAAGGCCACCCCAGCGGCAAGCGAAGTGTCCGAAACCTGA
- a CDS encoding low affinity iron permease family protein → MKFAQFCQWLSNHAGRPQTFLIALLLIVIWGLTGPWFHYNDTWQLIINTSTTIITFLMVFLIQNTQNRDNDIIHVKLDELIRATKHTEMSVLDLEDMDSKKLQALRKEYRALAEGGQAAGGPPGAEQQEQPEQRMDDQQP, encoded by the coding sequence ATGAAATTCGCCCAATTCTGCCAATGGTTGTCCAACCACGCCGGACGACCTCAGACCTTCCTCATCGCCTTGCTGCTCATCGTGATATGGGGCCTCACCGGGCCGTGGTTCCATTACAACGATACCTGGCAGCTGATCATCAATACCTCCACCACCATTATCACCTTCCTGATGGTGTTCCTGATCCAGAACACCCAGAACCGCGACAACGACATCATTCACGTCAAGCTAGACGAGCTGATCCGTGCGACCAAGCATACCGAGATGTCGGTCCTCGACCTGGAAGACATGGACAGCAAGAAGCTGCAGGCGCTACGCAAGGAATACCGCGCCCTGGCTGAAGGCGGGCAAGCCGCAGGCGGCCCCCCCGGCGCAGAGCAGCAGGAACAGCCGGAGCAACGAATGGACGACCAGCAACCCTAG
- the xth gene encoding exodeoxyribonuclease III, which translates to MKALKIATFNINGIRSRLPALLAWLEREQPDIACLQELKAADQQFPRQALEAAGYGCVYQGQPSWNGVAILARGSEPLEVRRGLPGMEDDTQSRYLEAAVHGVLVACLYLPNGNPQPGPKFDYKLRWFECLIQHAQGLYGSGHPTVMAGDFNVVPTDMDIYNPRSWLKDALLQPESRACFARLLGQGWVDAIRHLYPDERIYTFWDYFRNHWARNAGLRIDHLLLNPDLAPYLKRAGVDAWVRNEAKASDHAPTWIELGTRRRQT; encoded by the coding sequence ATGAAAGCGCTGAAGATCGCCACGTTCAACATCAATGGCATTCGCAGCCGCCTGCCGGCCTTGCTGGCCTGGCTGGAACGGGAACAGCCGGACATCGCCTGCCTGCAGGAACTCAAGGCGGCGGATCAGCAATTTCCCCGCCAGGCACTCGAAGCGGCGGGTTATGGTTGTGTCTACCAGGGCCAGCCGTCGTGGAACGGCGTGGCCATCCTGGCGCGGGGCAGCGAGCCGCTGGAGGTGCGTCGTGGCCTGCCAGGCATGGAGGACGATACGCAAAGCCGCTATCTGGAAGCGGCAGTGCATGGCGTGCTGGTGGCATGCCTGTACCTGCCGAACGGCAACCCGCAACCGGGGCCGAAATTCGACTACAAACTGCGTTGGTTCGAATGCCTGATCCAGCACGCGCAGGGTTTGTACGGCAGCGGCCACCCGACGGTGATGGCGGGTGATTTCAATGTGGTACCCACCGACATGGATATCTACAACCCGCGTTCCTGGTTGAAGGATGCCTTGCTGCAACCCGAGTCTCGGGCGTGCTTCGCCCGGCTGCTTGGGCAGGGCTGGGTCGATGCAATCCGCCATCTCTACCCCGACGAACGTATCTATACATTCTGGGATTATTTCCGCAACCACTGGGCACGCAACGCCGGCCTTCGTATCGACCATTTGTTGCTCAACCCTGACCTGGCGCCCTACCTGAAGCGGGCAGGCGTCGATGCCTGGGTGCGTAACGAAGCCAAGGCCAGCGACCATGCGCCAACCTGGATCGAACTGGGCACGCGGCGCCGGCAAACATAG
- a CDS encoding DUF1289 domain-containing protein, producing the protein MAKDIDNPCVSLCQLNSELCVSCGRTRDEIRKWRGMKRPEKMATVQRAATRMKVIAKKAAKRQNAG; encoded by the coding sequence ATGGCCAAAGACATCGACAACCCTTGCGTCTCGCTGTGCCAGCTCAACAGCGAGCTGTGCGTGAGTTGTGGCCGCACCCGCGACGAAATCCGCAAATGGCGGGGCATGAAGCGCCCCGAGAAGATGGCCACCGTGCAGCGGGCGGCCACGCGCATGAAAGTTATCGCCAAGAAAGCGGCCAAGCGGCAGAATGCCGGCTGA
- a CDS encoding LysR family transcriptional regulator: MSRHFDDLQLGSLELFCLAAERDSFSAAATEAGVTPAAVSRSVARLEERLGVRLFVRTTRQMRLSAAGLAYYQQCRQALGQLVEAERQVTGGQVEPSGRLRISAPTPYAHHRLLPLLPRFRQRYPSVQVDVHVSNRNVDFAEEPFDLAIRGREPSDSRLVARRLEDAELVVVGTPGYLARAGNPQTPQDLLQHDCIQFEMPSTGRRPPWTFRQGGVQVEVDTQGALTCQGDFLATATLVRHGGGLMQAYRFTVADALASGELVEVLSAYGGTSRPFMLLYPQARHMPLRVRVFIDFLFAEASLPHG; encoded by the coding sequence ATGAGCCGCCATTTCGATGACCTGCAACTGGGCAGCTTGGAGCTGTTCTGCCTGGCTGCCGAACGGGACAGCTTCAGTGCTGCCGCCACCGAGGCTGGCGTCACGCCGGCGGCGGTCAGCCGCAGCGTGGCACGCCTGGAGGAACGCCTGGGTGTGCGCCTGTTCGTCCGCACCACCCGCCAGATGCGCCTGTCTGCAGCGGGCCTGGCCTATTACCAGCAATGTCGGCAAGCGCTGGGGCAGTTGGTCGAGGCCGAGCGCCAGGTCACGGGCGGGCAGGTCGAGCCGAGCGGCCGTTTGCGCATCAGTGCGCCCACGCCTTACGCCCACCACCGCTTGTTGCCGCTGCTGCCGCGGTTCCGCCAGCGCTACCCGAGCGTGCAGGTGGATGTACATGTCAGCAACCGCAATGTCGACTTTGCCGAGGAACCGTTCGACCTGGCGATCCGTGGCCGCGAGCCGAGCGATTCGCGACTGGTGGCGCGGCGCCTGGAGGATGCCGAGCTGGTGGTGGTAGGCACGCCGGGTTACCTGGCCCGTGCTGGCAACCCGCAAACCCCGCAGGACCTGCTGCAGCATGACTGTATCCAGTTCGAGATGCCCAGCACTGGCCGTCGCCCACCCTGGACCTTTCGCCAGGGTGGGGTACAGGTGGAGGTCGACACCCAGGGGGCGCTCACTTGCCAGGGCGACTTCCTCGCCACCGCCACGCTGGTGCGTCATGGCGGCGGCCTGATGCAGGCTTACCGGTTTACCGTGGCCGATGCCCTGGCCAGTGGCGAGCTGGTGGAGGTGCTGAGCGCGTATGGCGGGACGTCAAGGCCGTTCATGCTGCTCTACCCGCAGGCTCGGCATATGCCGTTGAGGGTGCGGGTGTTCATCGACTTCCTGTTCGCCGAAGCCAGCTTGCCGCACGGCTGA
- a CDS encoding VOC family protein, whose amino-acid sequence MTAKNTICLWYDNDAEAAATFYASVFPDTRVTAVHKAPSDYPSGKQDDVITVEFTVMGIPCVGLNGGKAFSHCEAFSFQVSTEDQAETDRYWNAIVDNGGEASVCGWCKDRWGISWQITPRVLIEAIGHPDRAAAKRAFEAMMQMGKIDVARIEAALQG is encoded by the coding sequence ATGACTGCCAAGAACACCATTTGCCTCTGGTACGACAACGATGCCGAGGCGGCGGCAACCTTCTACGCCAGCGTTTTCCCTGATACCCGGGTGACGGCGGTGCACAAGGCACCGAGCGACTACCCGTCGGGCAAGCAGGACGATGTGATCACTGTCGAATTCACCGTCATGGGCATACCTTGCGTGGGGCTCAATGGCGGCAAGGCCTTCAGCCATTGCGAGGCGTTTTCATTTCAGGTCAGTACCGAGGACCAGGCCGAGACCGACCGCTATTGGAATGCCATAGTCGACAATGGTGGCGAGGCCAGCGTCTGCGGCTGGTGCAAGGACCGCTGGGGGATTTCCTGGCAGATCACCCCACGCGTCCTGATCGAAGCCATCGGCCACCCGGATCGCGCGGCGGCCAAGCGCGCGTTCGAGGCCATGATGCAGATGGGCAAGATTGATGTGGCCAGGATCGAGGCCGCCCTGCAGGGCTGA
- a CDS encoding SDR family NAD(P)-dependent oxidoreductase: MNTPRTVIITGASSGLGFALAEAFLVRGDNVIGNARSQARLEQAAARLGQPSRFIGVAGDIAEPGTAQRLFARAVESFGGVDLLINNAGIFIAKPATEYSAADVDALVGTNLKGFFYPAQEAARLMTRQGHGKIIAITASIALQPDTRVPALLPVLVKGGLNQAVKALALELAASGVQVNAVAPGIIDTPLHGGNVQGMGALSPSGRTGAPQDVVDAVLYLADSRFVSGVILPVDGGSTAGTWH; this comes from the coding sequence ATGAACACACCACGTACCGTCATCATCACCGGGGCCTCCAGCGGCCTGGGTTTCGCCCTGGCCGAGGCCTTCCTCGTACGCGGCGACAACGTCATCGGCAACGCCCGCAGCCAGGCCCGCCTGGAGCAGGCCGCCGCCCGCCTCGGCCAGCCTTCGCGCTTCATCGGCGTAGCCGGTGACATCGCCGAGCCAGGCACCGCACAGCGCCTGTTCGCCCGCGCCGTGGAGAGCTTCGGCGGTGTCGACCTGCTGATCAACAATGCCGGCATCTTCATTGCCAAACCAGCCACGGAGTACAGCGCAGCGGATGTCGACGCGCTGGTCGGCACCAACCTCAAGGGGTTCTTCTACCCGGCCCAGGAAGCGGCGCGGCTCATGACCCGCCAGGGGCATGGCAAGATCATCGCCATCACTGCCTCCATCGCCCTGCAACCAGACACTCGGGTGCCGGCCCTGCTGCCGGTGCTGGTCAAGGGCGGCCTGAACCAGGCAGTGAAAGCCCTGGCGCTGGAACTGGCCGCCAGCGGCGTGCAGGTGAATGCCGTGGCGCCGGGGATCATCGATACGCCGCTGCATGGCGGCAACGTCCAGGGAATGGGCGCGCTGTCGCCCAGCGGCCGCACTGGCGCGCCACAGGACGTGGTGGACGCCGTGCTGTACCTGGCGGACTCGCGCTTCGTCAGCGGTGTCATCCTGCCGGTGGATGGCGGTAGTACCGCTGGCACCTGGCACTGA
- a CDS encoding general stress protein translates to MASNDDKRSNQGGSANTNPGNFANDREKASEAGHKGGQASGGNFKNDPERAAEAGHKGGQMSGGNFKNDPERAAEAGHKGGQMSGGNFKNDPERASEAGQKGGQASGGNFANDREKASEAGRKGGQHSHGGGRNSDDNR, encoded by the coding sequence ATGGCTAGCAACGACGACAAACGCAGCAACCAGGGCGGCAGCGCCAACACCAACCCCGGCAACTTCGCCAACGATCGCGAGAAGGCATCGGAGGCCGGCCATAAGGGCGGTCAGGCATCGGGCGGCAACTTCAAGAACGATCCTGAACGCGCCGCTGAAGCCGGGCACAAGGGCGGGCAGATGTCGGGCGGCAATTTCAAGAACGATCCTGAACGTGCTGCGGAGGCCGGCCATAAAGGCGGGCAGATGTCCGGTGGCAACTTCAAGAACGATCCTGAACGCGCCTCCGAGGCAGGCCAGAAGGGTGGGCAGGCTTCCGGTGGCAACTTTGCCAACGACCGCGAGAAGGCCTCCGAGGCCGGCCGTAAAGGCGGCCAGCACAGCCACGGCGGCGGTCGCAACAGCGATGACAACCGCTGA
- a CDS encoding TIGR04211 family SH3 domain-containing protein → MPDSRPTASALSALRSGLIATLVALAAPVHAEEPASDARWVSDSLSTYVRSGPTDGHRIVGTLKSGQKLTLIGTQGNYSQVRGQNGDVVWILSSDLQAVPGQGERLPQLDAQVADLTGQLKTIDDSWKNRVQGMQETLDSRKKLIDELQARNQALNEQLDQSQSDLRDTKARLGDENKQVMMRYMVYGGSIAGAGLLAGLILPSLTRGRKKNDRWF, encoded by the coding sequence ATGCCCGATTCCCGCCCGACTGCTTCCGCCCTCTCTGCCCTGCGCAGCGGCCTGATTGCCACCCTTGTCGCCCTTGCCGCGCCGGTGCACGCCGAAGAGCCCGCCAGCGATGCACGCTGGGTCAGCGACAGCCTGAGCACCTATGTGCGCAGCGGCCCGACCGATGGCCACCGCATCGTCGGTACCCTCAAGTCCGGGCAGAAACTGACCCTGATCGGCACCCAGGGCAACTACAGCCAGGTGCGTGGCCAGAATGGCGACGTGGTGTGGATTCTCAGCAGCGACTTGCAGGCGGTGCCAGGCCAGGGCGAGCGCCTGCCACAGCTCGACGCCCAGGTCGCGGACCTGACCGGGCAGCTGAAGACCATCGACGACAGCTGGAAGAACCGCGTTCAGGGCATGCAGGAGACGCTCGATTCGCGGAAAAAGCTCATCGACGAACTGCAGGCGCGCAACCAGGCATTGAACGAACAACTCGACCAGAGCCAGTCGGACCTGCGCGATACCAAGGCCCGCCTGGGTGACGAGAACAAGCAGGTGATGATGCGCTACATGGTGTATGGCGGCAGCATTGCCGGCGCGGGCCTGCTGGCGGGGCTGATCCTGCCGTCGCTGACCCGTGGGCGCAAGAAGAACGATCGCTGGTTCTGA
- a CDS encoding manganese catalase family protein — protein sequence MFMHNKRLQYTVRVAQPNPGLANLLLEQFGGPQGELAAAMRYFTQAVTEDDPGRKDMLFDIATEELSHLEIIGSIVVMLNKGAKGRLAEGVEAEGELYRSLTGAGNDSHITSLLYGGGAALVNSGGIPWTAAYIDTIGEPTADLRSNIAAEARAKIVYERLINVTDDPGIKDALGFLMSREIAHQLSFEKALHSIQPNFPQGKLPGDPEVNRTYFNLSHGGEMRGSWNEGQDWIYVDQPEPAVNGGDGMATVQLDEQSAAAAEAMKARTMSNPELQPLTGAELGKVNGDEPL from the coding sequence ATGTTCATGCACAACAAGCGACTGCAGTATACGGTTCGCGTCGCGCAGCCCAACCCGGGGCTGGCGAACCTGCTGCTGGAACAGTTTGGCGGCCCGCAGGGCGAACTGGCTGCAGCGATGCGCTACTTCACCCAGGCGGTGACCGAGGATGACCCGGGGCGCAAGGACATGCTGTTCGACATTGCCACCGAAGAGCTGAGCCACCTGGAGATCATCGGCTCGATCGTGGTGATGCTGAACAAGGGTGCCAAGGGGCGCCTGGCCGAAGGGGTGGAAGCCGAAGGCGAGTTGTACCGGTCGTTGACCGGGGCCGGCAACGATTCGCATATCACCAGCCTGTTGTATGGCGGTGGTGCAGCGCTGGTGAACTCCGGTGGCATACCCTGGACCGCAGCCTACATCGACACCATCGGCGAGCCGACGGCGGACCTGCGTTCCAATATTGCCGCCGAGGCCAGGGCGAAGATCGTCTATGAACGCTTGATCAACGTCACCGACGACCCGGGTATCAAGGATGCGCTGGGGTTCCTGATGAGCCGTGAAATCGCTCACCAGCTGTCGTTCGAAAAAGCCTTGCACTCGATCCAGCCGAACTTCCCGCAAGGCAAGCTGCCGGGCGACCCGGAAGTCAACCGCACCTATTTCAACCTGTCCCACGGCGGCGAAATGCGCGGCTCATGGAACGAAGGCCAGGACTGGATCTATGTCGACCAGCCCGAGCCGGCGGTGAACGGTGGCGACGGAATGGCCACGGTGCAGCTCGACGAACAGTCGGCGGCAGCAGCCGAAGCGATGAAGGCCAGAACAATGTCCAACCCCGAGTTGCAGCCCTTGACCGGGGCAGAACTGGGCAAGGTCAACGGCGACGAGCCGCTGTAA
- a CDS encoding ferritin-like domain-containing protein yields MATVQDNLLDWLRDAHAMEQQAESMLKGQAERLEHYPQLKGRIVQHIEETQGQQRLLLECIERLGGSTSTLKDLAGKLMAFGQAVGGMVMSDEVVKGAMSGYVFENMEIASYTVLIEAAEAAGDGATAQACRSILKEEEAMALWLKEHLPEITRAFLARSADPDAEAKR; encoded by the coding sequence ATGGCAACGGTACAAGACAACCTGCTGGACTGGCTGCGTGACGCCCATGCCATGGAGCAGCAAGCCGAAAGCATGCTCAAGGGCCAGGCGGAGCGCCTCGAGCATTATCCTCAGCTCAAGGGCCGCATCGTGCAGCACATCGAAGAAACCCAGGGCCAGCAACGTCTGCTGCTGGAATGCATCGAGCGGCTGGGGGGCAGTACGTCCACCCTCAAGGACCTGGCAGGCAAGCTCATGGCCTTCGGCCAGGCCGTTGGGGGCATGGTCATGAGCGATGAAGTAGTCAAGGGTGCCATGTCCGGCTATGTGTTCGAGAACATGGAGATCGCGTCCTACACGGTACTGATCGAAGCGGCCGAGGCAGCTGGCGACGGCGCCACGGCGCAGGCATGCAGGTCGATTCTGAAGGAAGAGGAAGCCATGGCCCTATGGCTGAAGGAGCACCTGCCAGAAATCACCCGGGCATTCCTGGCACGCTCCGCCGATCCGGATGCCGAAGCCAAGCGCTAG
- a CDS encoding tautomerase family protein yields MPYVHIRVTDEGVSAEHKRQLIEQTTHMLQRVLGKPPASTFVVIEEVPTDNWGVGGETVTAVRARERG; encoded by the coding sequence ATGCCATATGTCCATATTCGCGTCACCGATGAAGGGGTGAGCGCCGAGCACAAGCGCCAGTTGATCGAACAGACCACGCACATGTTGCAGCGGGTGCTGGGCAAGCCGCCGGCCAGTACCTTCGTGGTGATCGAGGAAGTGCCGACCGATAACTGGGGGGTAGGTGGCGAGACGGTGACCGCCGTCCGAGCGCGAGAAAGGGGCTGA
- a CDS encoding ATP-binding protein: MKRSCSPSTDLVGLVKSIHAIAAEEYPSARITLELPQPGTSLVVDGDPTRIEQVVWNLLNNALKFSGERARVRVMLSRTENCARLDVSDNGPGLSAADLSSIFDLFKQAKHASHRGDGLGIGLALVRQLVEAHGGTVIARSAGLGHGSTFSVELPLSNQAQPELPPADPSEDGDGRLKGLRVLLVDDSPEVVDVMRMLLEMEDALVSSYLDPRQALQEAAEKRFDVILTDIGMPEMDGHEFVSALREKKQHRLTPTIALSGYGTHQAKRADEAALFDRRLTKPVQYDELVEAIEAVCRIGQA, from the coding sequence GTGAAAAGGTCTTGTTCGCCAAGCACGGACCTGGTCGGCCTGGTCAAGTCGATCCATGCCATCGCAGCGGAGGAGTACCCGTCGGCACGTATCACCCTCGAGCTGCCCCAGCCGGGCACCTCGCTGGTGGTCGATGGTGACCCGACGCGGATCGAGCAGGTGGTGTGGAACCTGCTCAACAATGCCCTGAAGTTCAGTGGCGAGAGAGCCCGCGTGCGGGTGATGCTGAGCCGCACGGAAAACTGCGCGCGTCTGGACGTGAGCGACAATGGGCCGGGGTTGTCGGCTGCCGACCTGTCCAGCATTTTCGACCTGTTCAAACAGGCCAAACATGCTAGCCACCGCGGCGATGGCCTGGGTATCGGCCTGGCCTTGGTCAGGCAGTTGGTCGAAGCCCATGGCGGTACCGTGATCGCCCGGTCGGCCGGGTTGGGGCATGGCTCGACCTTCAGCGTCGAGTTGCCGCTGTCGAACCAGGCTCAGCCCGAATTACCACCAGCCGACCCCTCCGAGGATGGTGATGGCCGGTTGAAAGGGTTGCGAGTGCTGCTGGTGGACGATTCGCCGGAAGTGGTCGACGTGATGCGCATGCTGCTGGAAATGGAAGACGCACTGGTCAGCAGCTACCTCGACCCACGCCAGGCGCTGCAGGAGGCCGCCGAGAAACGTTTCGATGTGATCCTGACGGATATCGGCATGCCGGAAATGGACGGGCATGAGTTCGTCAGCGCCTTGCGCGAGAAAAAACAGCACCGTCTCACCCCGACGATCGCGCTGAGCGGTTACGGCACCCACCAGGCCAAGCGGGCAGACGAGGCGGCGCTGTTCGATCGTCGGCTGACCAAGCCGGTGCAGTACGACGAGCTGGTCGAAGCCATCGAAGCGGTCTGCCGCATCGGCCAGGCTTGA